AGCGGCGCGAGGCGATCGAGATCGAGCTTCTCAACCACAAGAAGAACGGCGAGCGGTTCTGGAACCGCCTGCTGATCTCGCCGGTCTTCGACGAGGACGGCACGCTGACCTATTTCTTCGCGTCGCAGTTCGACGTCACGCTGGAGCGCGAGCACCTGCACAACCTCGGCGAGGCGCTGCGCCGGCGCGAGCAGATGCTCGACGCCCTGGTGCGCTCGTCGTCCGAGGTGCGCTACCGGGTCAGCGCCGACTGGCGCCGGCTGTACCACTTGTCCGGCGGCGACTTCCTGGCCGACACGAACTCGCCCTCCGCCGACTGGCTCGAGACCTACATCCCGCCCGAGGACCGCGCCGCGGTGCTGGCGGAGGTCGAGCGCGCCATCCGCACCAAGACCTCCTACAGCCTCGAGCACCGGGTCTACCTCGCCGACGGGTCGATCGGCTGGTCGTCGTCCCGCGCCGTGCCGGTGCTCGACGGGGACGGCCGCATCACCGAGTGGTACGGCGCGGCGACCGACATCTCCGAGCGCAAGGCCGCGGAGGTCGCCTCGCGCGACCTCACCGTCTCCCTCGGCCGGCAGGTCGCCGACCGCACGGCGGAGCTGCGCCTCTACGGCGACATCATCCAGTCGAGCGCAGCCCCCATCTGCGCCTTCGACCCCGCCTACCGGCTGATCGCCTTCAACCAGGCCCACAGCGACGAGTTCTCCCGGATCTTCGGGCGCCGCGTGCAGATCGGCGACGTGTTCCCCGACCTGTTCCCGCCGGACCAGGGCGCGGTGATGCGCGGCTTCATGGCCCGGGCGCTCACCGGCGAAACCTACACGGTGACCGAGGAATTCGGCGATCCCGCCCTCGCCAAGCCCACTTGGGAGGTGTCGTACTCGCCCCTGCGCGACGGCGAGGGCCGGGTGATCGGCGCGTTCCACTTCGCCAAGGACATCTCCGACCGGCTGCGGGCCGAGACCGAGCTCGCGGCGACGCAGGAGGCGTTGCGCCAGTCGCAGAAGATGGAGGCGGTGGGCCAGCTCACCGGTGGCCTCGCCCACGACTTCAACAACCTGCTCGCCGGCATCTCGGGCTCGCTCGAGCTGATGCAGACCCGGATGAACCAGGGCCGCGTCAAGGACGTCGAGCGCTACATGGCGGCGGCGCAGGGAGCGGCCAAGCGCGCCGCGGCGCTGACCCACCGCCTGCTCGCCTTCTCGCGGCGCCAGACGCTCGACCCGCGGCCCACCGACGTCAACGGCCTCGTCGCCGGGATGGAGGAGCTGATCCGGCGCACCGTCGGCCCGGGGATCACGCTCACGGTGGTCGGGGCCCCCGACGCCTGGCCGGCGCTCGTCGACCCCTCGCAGCTCGAGAACGCGCTGCTCAACCTCTGCATCAACGCCCGCGACGCGATGCCGGACGGCGGCGGCATCACGGTCGAGACCGCCAACCGGGCGATGGATGCGGCGACCGCCCGCCGGTACGACGTGCCGCCGGGCGAGTACCTGTCCTTGAGCGTCGCCGATACCGGCACCGGCATGTCGCCGGAGGTCATCGCCCGGGTGTTCGAGCCGTTCTTCACCACGAAGCCGATCGGCGAGGGTACCGGCCTCGGCCTGTCGATGATCTACGGCTTCGCGCAGCAATCCGGCGGGCGGGTCCGGATCGCCTCGACGCCCGGCCAGGGCACGACCGTGAGCCTCTACCTGCCGCGCCACGACGGCGCGGTCCGCGAGCCGGAGGAGACCGGGGCGGCGACCGCGCTGCCGCGCTCGGACGAGGGCGCGACCGTGCTGGTGGTCGACGACGAGCCAACCGTGCGGATGCTCGTCACCGACATCCTGGACGATCTCGGCTACACGGCGATCGAGGCCGGCGACAGCGCGGCGGGCCTGCGCGTGCTGCGCTCCGACGTGCGCATCGACCTCCTGGTGAGCGATGTCGGCCTGCCCGGCGGCATGAACGGCCGCCAGATGGCGGAGGCCGCGCGGGAGACCCGGCCCGACCTCAAGGTGCTGCTCATCACCGGCTACGCCGAGACCGCGATCCTCGGCGAGGGCAAGCTCGGCCCCGGCATGGCGGTGCTGACCAAGCCCTTCTCCGTCGAGACGATGGCCGCCCGGATCCGCTCGATCATCGAGGCGGGCCGGGAGCGGGCGCGGCTCGGGTAAGCCGCCCGGCGCAGGGCCTCCCGAGCGGGAGCCCCGCCCTCCACTCACGCCGCCCTGACAGTCTCGAGGAACCGCCGCACCTCCGCGGTCAGGCCCTCGGACTGGCGCGACAGCGCGGTGGCCGAGGCGAGCACCTGGGTCGCCGCGGCGCCGGTCTCCTCCGCCGCGCCCGCCACGCCGGCGATGTTCCCCGTCACCGCGTCGGTGCCGGAGGCGGCGCGGGTGACGTTGCGGACGATCTCCTGGGTCGCCGCCCCCTGCTCCTCGACGGCCGCGGCGATCGAGGTCGCGACGCCCGAGATCTCGCGGATGCGCCCGGCGATGGCGCCGATCGCGCCGACGGCCTGCTCAGTCGAGCCCTGGATCCGGCCGATCTGGGCGGTGATCTCCTCGGTCGCGCGGGCCGTCTGGCCGGCGAGTTCCTTGACCTCGGCGGCGACCACCGCGAAGCCGCGGCCCGCTGCCCCGGCGCGGGCCGCCTCGATCGTGGCGTTGAGCGCGAGCAGGTTGGTCTGGCCGGCGATCGACGAGATCATGCCGACGACGTCGCCGATGCGGGCGACCGCGCTGCTGAGCTCCTGCACCAGGGTGCCGCTGCGGTCGGCCTCGTCGACCGCGGCGCGGGCGAGCGCGGCCGAGCCGTCGACCTGCCGGCCGATCTCGTCCACCGAGGCGCCGAGCTCCTCCGCCGCGGAGGCCACCGTGACGACGTTGCCCGCCGCCTCGCCGGCGGCGGAGGCGGCCCCCGCCGAGAGGTCGGCGGTCCGGCCGGCGGTCGCCGTCATGGTGCGGGCGGTGGCCTGCAGCTCGGTCGCGGACGCGGAGACCTGGCCGACGATGCCGCCGACCGCCCGCTCGAAGGCGTCCGCCATCTGGCGCATCCCGGCCCGGCGCTGCTCCTCGGTCGAGGCGCGGGCGAGCGCGGCCTCCTCCTCCAGTGCCCGGCTGCGGATCAGGCTGTCCTTGAACACCCCCACCGCGCGGGCCATCCGGCCGACCTCGTCGCGCCTGTGCGTGCCCTCCACCGCCACCGCGACGTCCCCGGCGGCGAGCCGCTCCATCGTGCGCGACATCGCCACGACCGGGCCGGCGACGCCGCGCTGCAGGATCAGCCAGGCGAGGACGAGCGCCAGGGCGCAGGCGGCCGAGGCGAGCGCCACGGTGGTGACCCGGGCGTCCTCGCCGGCGGCCGCCGCCGTCCCGCTCGCCTGCCGCATCTTCGCCTCGGCGCCGGCCTCGATCGCCGACAGGGCGCGGCGGGCTTCCGCCAGCGCGGGATCGACCCGCTCGCGGCCGACCTTGAGCGCCTGGTCCTGCTGGCTGCCGAAGGTCTTGGTGATCACGTCGTCCGTCGCCTCGAACGCCTGGTTGAACCGGGCGAGGACCTGGTCGGTGCCCGCCGCCGCCTCGGGCATCAGGGCCTTCAGCCGATCGAGCCGGCCCGGCAGGCCCGCGGCGATCGCCTTGGTCTCCTTCTCGAGGGTGTCGAGCTCGGTCATCGAGCTCTCCGAGACGATGCGGTTCACCACGGCGCCGTAGCGCGCCAGGTCGAGCTGGACCTCGAACGCCGCGCGCCCCGCCGCCACCTCGCGGCCGAGCACGTCCTGGTAGGTCTGGGCGATGAGGCTCATCCGCGAGAGGGAGAAGCCGCACAGGCCCGCCAGCATGACGAGCAGCAGGCCGACGGGAATCGACGCCTTGGCGAGGATCCGCATGTTGTAAAGGCGAGGGCGAGGCACGGTGCCGCTCCGTTGGGGCAAACTCGCCGGATCCTGATCGAACGGACTGAAGGTAAGATTAATGTCCTAAGGTCAGCCCCGGCGGTGGCCCGCCGGTCCGGCGCGCCATCGGGATACGGAACCCCCGCCCTGATCCTCGCGGTCGGCGCGGCGCGGCGACCGGACCGGGGTGCCGCATCCGTCCACCGCCGACCGGGCGTTCACCCGCTCCTCCGGGCGGTCCAGCGCCCCGTGCAGGGGCTGAGACCGGAGAGGGTCCAGCGTCCGCTTCCGGCCGCGC
The sequence above is drawn from the Methylobacterium terrae genome and encodes:
- a CDS encoding PAS domain-containing protein, coding for MTDRRETDRIDAEIGRLAPSHDPFAAAVRATRMPMLITDPSQPDNPIIFANAAFTKLTGYARAEILGRNCRFLQGPETSRDDVAKIRDAVERREAIEIELLNHKKNGERFWNRLLISPVFDEDGTLTYFFASQFDVTLEREHLHNLGEALRRREQMLDALVRSSSEVRYRVSADWRRLYHLSGGDFLADTNSPSADWLETYIPPEDRAAVLAEVERAIRTKTSYSLEHRVYLADGSIGWSSSRAVPVLDGDGRITEWYGAATDISERKAAEVASRDLTVSLGRQVADRTAELRLYGDIIQSSAAPICAFDPAYRLIAFNQAHSDEFSRIFGRRVQIGDVFPDLFPPDQGAVMRGFMARALTGETYTVTEEFGDPALAKPTWEVSYSPLRDGEGRVIGAFHFAKDISDRLRAETELAATQEALRQSQKMEAVGQLTGGLAHDFNNLLAGISGSLELMQTRMNQGRVKDVERYMAAAQGAAKRAAALTHRLLAFSRRQTLDPRPTDVNGLVAGMEELIRRTVGPGITLTVVGAPDAWPALVDPSQLENALLNLCINARDAMPDGGGITVETANRAMDAATARRYDVPPGEYLSLSVADTGTGMSPEVIARVFEPFFTTKPIGEGTGLGLSMIYGFAQQSGGRVRIASTPGQGTTVSLYLPRHDGAVREPEETGAATALPRSDEGATVLVVDDEPTVRMLVTDILDDLGYTAIEAGDSAAGLRVLRSDVRIDLLVSDVGLPGGMNGRQMAEAARETRPDLKVLLITGYAETAILGEGKLGPGMAVLTKPFSVETMAARIRSIIEAGRERARLG
- a CDS encoding methyl-accepting chemotaxis protein, which codes for MRILAKASIPVGLLLVMLAGLCGFSLSRMSLIAQTYQDVLGREVAAGRAAFEVQLDLARYGAVVNRIVSESSMTELDTLEKETKAIAAGLPGRLDRLKALMPEAAAGTDQVLARFNQAFEATDDVITKTFGSQQDQALKVGRERVDPALAEARRALSAIEAGAEAKMRQASGTAAAAGEDARVTTVALASAACALALVLAWLILQRGVAGPVVAMSRTMERLAAGDVAVAVEGTHRRDEVGRMARAVGVFKDSLIRSRALEEEAALARASTEEQRRAGMRQMADAFERAVGGIVGQVSASATELQATARTMTATAGRTADLSAGAASAAGEAAGNVVTVASAAEELGASVDEIGRQVDGSAALARAAVDEADRSGTLVQELSSAVARIGDVVGMISSIAGQTNLLALNATIEAARAGAAGRGFAVVAAEVKELAGQTARATEEITAQIGRIQGSTEQAVGAIGAIAGRIREISGVATSIAAAVEEQGAATQEIVRNVTRAASGTDAVTGNIAGVAGAAEETGAAATQVLASATALSRQSEGLTAEVRRFLETVRAA